DNA from Thermoproteales archaeon:
TTTCATGATTGAAGCTGCAGAGCCGTCAATCGAGTATATTAGCGAGATTCCGAGCTTTGCTAATTCTTCAATTTTTTGTAATGTGGCTCTATGATGGTCTATCCATAAAATATCTGCTCTTAATCTTAGCTTTGCTAGTATATTTTTCGTTTTTTCCCATATCGCTGGGTCTATGCCAACGTCTATAATGTAAAGTTTTGAAACGCTCCGGAAAGAATCAACTTTACTTAATGCGCTGTTGAGTGTGAAAGGTTGAGCTATTAGAATTACCGTTTTATAACCTTTTTTTTCTAGAACATCTAACAATATAGCTGCCGCAGTTAAGCCGTCTAAATCGCCGTGCGTTATGATGCAATACATACGATATCCCTATGTAAGCATTGACAAGATTCTTTTATAAAATTTCAATACTGAAACAATATTGTTTACATTTTTTATTAATATAGAATTGAAAAATGGGTAAAGGCTCTCCACTTTCACGTCTTTATCTATTTTCTTTACTAAACTTTTTAGGCTGTAAGCAGTCGCAGTTGACGGCGCTAAACCGCTAATACTTAACTCGATTCTATAGCCCTCTTCTGTCATGTAAGTTTTGAATATTGTTCGTAGTTGAGCATCTTCATATTGAATTAGTTGTTTTGAGATTAGCACATTCTCATCGATATAGGTGAGCCAGTTACTAAGCGATTTCATGACAAGCTCGGCCAATGATAATCTAGTAATAAATCCTGTTAATATATCTAAAGCTTTAATCAATATGCTAAATAATATCTCGTCCTTTTCACCGCAAAGATTCCTTTTAGGCCAAAAATTAACCTGATTGTTTTCGTAGTTCCATTCAAAAATTTTATCGTGGGATTCGTTAATTAAGTCTGCCTCTATTGGAGTTAAAGGTTTAATGTTAAAAAATCTGAGACAGTAAACATTACCCTTATCAAAGTAAAACTCGAATGTTCTACCTTCTATACTTATACTTTCACCTATTACATCAGGACTGGTCATAGCTTCTCAAACCGGTTGCTAATCACTGTTGTACAAGATGTTAATAATAACTACTAAAATGACTGTTAAAAATATATCTGTAAAAGTGGAATTATGTGAATATACCTTGCTCGAAACTGATATTTTATAACCTGGATTATGGCTGAATATGGGTTTAATCTTATAAGGAAGGGTTTAAGATATTCCTATTATTCCATACAGGAAGTGGTTTAAGCCTTAAATTTTAGTAAAGTTATAGGGTAGGCTAATATTGCAATGGTTACCTAATGGATATTTCAAGGTTCTAATAATTAGAAATGGCGAATTAGAAGGAGATTAACAGTAAATATTTTATATCTGACATGCATGCGAGTGTATGGTTGATGAAAGTGGATATAAAAGTTATCAGCATTATAGCGCTGGCTTTCGTGTTTGTGCTCTCAACGACACTATATGTGGCTTCAACTGCTTTTTCCCAATCTGAAACCATCATGGCTTTCAGCAATGGAGATGCTGTCGAGACTATTAGGAGTGTAAAAAGGGAATTAGAAGCCGTGACTGAAGAAACTATCAAGATATTTCCAGAAAGACGCGCTTATAGCACGGACGAGGTCATAATCTTGAGCGTCGAGAATTATGGATATAATTCCATGAAAGTCACGATTGAACGACTTGTAAATGGCACTGCATGGTTTAAAGTAGACGAAGAAACAATCGAACAACCTATGCCAAAAATAATAATAGGGAAATTAAAAGAGGGAGTTTATAGGGTCAGAGTAAAGTGCGACGATCAAATGGCTATAGCTGAATTTATTGTAAAAGATTAACTGAACATTTTAATTATCTGTTTATAAGCAAAATTAGTTAGGTTATGGGCAATGAAAGTTAAAATTATAATAAGCATTAATGGGTAGGCATTAATAGGAAGGAGTATTTTATCGTTAAAGAAGTGGAAGAAGATAAGAGAGGTAATGATAAAGGGTAACTCGTCTAAAAACCAAGCATGTTGGCCCCGTCTATATTTTAGGCGTCTCTTAATAAAAGAACCTAGGGAATCCCCAATCATTGATCCTAATGCTAGAGCTAGAGCACCCTTTAAGTTATGCAAACCATATATGCTTAAAATATAACCAGAAATAAATCCAATAACTACACCACAAATAAAACCTTCTAAAGTTTTCCCATCGCCCAGAATCCGTTTACCATCTATAAAGTTTCTCCCAAAATCGATCGGGTGCCTAAAGGGGAGAAACTTTGAAAAGAAAGCAGGCGCGGCATTAGCAAACCATGCCGGTAAAATAAAAATTATCAACTCCGGGCTTAAGCTTAACACAATGGTCATTGAACATCTCCGTCTAGCTAAGATTGAGTTTTATAAAAGGCTTATAGAGCTACTATATAAACCTTTTACATTTCCCTACAAGATTGAACAACATAGCAAGTTGACACAACAGTTTTAAACTTTTACTTTATAGTTATTAGCTCGAGCATGTATGAATCCCCCGAAAAAACACACGCCAATTTTAATATTACTCGTAGTTCTATTGGTCGTAAACGTCGTATATGCAGGGCAAATACAGTGGATTGAAGATTTTAAAGTAGCATTAGAAGAAGCCCGAAAAATCGGTAAGCCTATTCTTATCTATTTTTATAGCGACACATGTATTTATTGTTCTAAATTTGAAAAAAATACCTTATCGAATCCAGAAATCATAAACTTGATATCTCAGAATTTTATCGCGGTGAGAATTAACGCTCAGAAATTAGCGGAAATATCTTATTATTTTAAGGTCACGGGAACGCCGACGTTATATATATTATTGCCAAACGGCACGCTAGTAGATAATAAATATTGGAAGAAATGGCATCC
Protein-coding regions in this window:
- a CDS encoding thioredoxin family protein, with the protein product MNPPKKHTPILILLVVLLVVNVVYAGQIQWIEDFKVALEEARKIGKPILIYFYSDTCIYCSKFEKNTLSNPEIINLISQNFIAVRINAQKLAEISYYFKVTGTPTLYILLPNGTLVDNKYWKKWHPGYMTVEELKEYLLISLEIAGDTGLKIEDQNFQKTTENATAVERHIQDRKTSLLLTLPLVFGAGVVSAFSSCILPLLPIFVSLQLRSDRKKALLVNAGFIINLSILGMLIGNLGNILLPMQSTLER
- a CDS encoding CDP-archaeol synthase; its protein translation is MTIVLSLSPELIIFILPAWFANAAPAFFSKFLPFRHPIDFGRNFIDGKRILGDGKTLEGFICGVVIGFISGYILSIYGLHNLKGALALALGSMIGDSLGSFIKRRLKYRRGQHAWFLDELPFIITSLIFFHFFNDKILLPINAYPLMLIIILTFIAHNLTNFAYKQIIKMFS